One genomic region from Buteo buteo chromosome 12, bButBut1.hap1.1, whole genome shotgun sequence encodes:
- the DDHD2 gene encoding triacylglycerol hydrolase DDHD2, giving the protein MSAREQQQAQPPPAAPPEAGELDAGNRYEAVVPHWFYCKVTDSRERWVPFSAQDSERLEEAHGSGRDKEDLVVPTSGGRYDVHLKKRQRVAVYWEEEVSEVRRCTWFYKGDKDNKYIPYSETFSKELEEAYMIAVTLDEWKKKLESPSREIIILHNPKLMVHYHPVATSDDWGSTPTEQGRPRTVKRGVENIAVEIPNGEPLQIDHLVFVVHGIGPACDIRFRSIVQCVNDFRNVSLSMLQAHFKKAQEQQQIGRVEFLPVNWHSSLHSTGVDVDLERITLPSINRLRHFINDTILDVFFYNSSTYCQTIVDTVASEMNRLYQLFLQRNPLFKGGVSIAGHSLGSLILFDLLTNQKAAPEEDERNEEGSRTTSSNRGIEEVREILKKLELSEYSEVFEKEKMDRQALFLCTEKNLKEMGIPLGPRMKILHYISSKEEMQDQSTAAPGHSREHVAEAGSPSQHDPDSTDDARNCQYRDVGLGQVSANYPQLNYKPTIFFAFGSPIGMFLTVRGVKRINPNYSLPTCKGFFNIFHPFDPVAYRIEPMIVPDLEFEPMLLPHHKGRKRMHLELKEGLTRMSVDLKNNLLGSLRVAWQSFTRAPLPAVEAASTDAEAEAEASVEKQPDTKPDETPPAVKEETPLINVGRLNGGNRIDYVLQEKPIESFNEYLFALQGHLCYWESEDTVLLVLKEIYQTQGITLDQPLPGSQ; this is encoded by the exons ATGTCTGCTcgggagcagcagcaggcgcagccccccccggccgcccccccggagGCTGGAGAGCTGGACGCCGGCAACAGATACGAAGCGGTTGTTCCCCACTGGTTTTACTGCAAGGTCACGGACTCCAGAGAGCGCTGGGTCCCTTTCAGCGCGCAGGATTCGGAGAGGCTGGAAGAGGCTCACGGCTCAG GGAGAGACAAAGAAGACCTAGTTGTCCCAACATCGGGGGGTAGGTACGACGTGCATCTGAAGAAGAGGCAGCGCGTTGCAGTATACTGGGAGGAGGAGGTATCTGAAGTGCGTCGCTGCACCTGGTTTTACAAGGGAGACAAGGACAATAAGTATATTCCGTACTCGGAGACCTTCAGCAAAGAACTGGAG GAAGCTTACATGATTGCTGTGACCCTGGATGAGTGGAAGAAGAAACTGGAGTCCCCTAGCAGAGAAATCATTATCTTGCACAACCCAAAG CTGATGGTGCACTACCATCCAGTTGCCACCTCCGATGACTGGGGCTCAACTCCTACGGAACAAGGTCGGCCTAGGACCGTGAAGAGAGGAGTAGAAAACATCGCTGTCGAGATCCCCAATG GAGAGCCACTGCAAATTGATCACCTGGTTTTTGTGGTGCACGGGATCGGCCCAGCTTGCGACATTCGGTTCAGAAGCATCGTCCAGTGCG TGAATGACTTCAGGAATGTTTCCCTGAGCATGCTGCAAGCACACTTCAAGAaagcccaggagcagcagcagatcgGCCGGGTGGAGTTCCTACCTGTGAACTGGCACAGCTCCCTCCACTCCACCGGGGTGGATGT TGACCTGGAGCGAATCACTTTGCCAAGCATCAATCGCCTGCGTCACTTCATCAACGACACCATCCTGGACGTTTTCTTTTACAACAGCTCCACCTATTGCCAGACCATCGTGGACACGGTGGCATCCGAAATGAACCGCCTGTAccagctcttcctgcagagGAACCCACTCTTCAAAGGGGGGGTCTCCATTGCGGGGCACAGCTTGG GGTCGCTCATTTTGTTTGACCTCCTGACGAACCAGAAGGCTGCTCCCGAGGAGGATGAGCGCAACGAAGAG GGGTCCAGGACAACCTCAAGCAACAGGGGTATTGAGGAAGTAAGAGAAATCCTGAAGAAGCTGGAGCTGTCTGAATATTCTGAAGTTtttgagaaggagaaaatggaCAGGCAAGCACTG TTCTTGTGCACAGAGAAAAACCTTAAAGAAATGGGAATTCCCTTAGGACCAAGAATGAAGATACTCCATTACATCAGCTCCAAAGAGGAGATGCAG GAccagagcacagcagctcccGGACACAGCAGGGAACATGTTGCTGAGGCTGGGTCCCCGTCGCAGCACGACCCGGACAGCACAGACGATGCCAGGAATTGCCAATACCGGGACGTTGGCTTAGGACAG GTCTCAGCAAACTATCCTCAGCTAAACTACAAGCCCACCATCTTCTTTGCTTTTGGGTCTCCCATCGGGATGTTTCTCACGGTGCGAGGAGTGAAGCGGATTAACCCAAACTACAGCCTGCCCACCTGCAAAGGCTTCTTCAACATCTTCCACCCC TTTGACCCAGTGGCATACAGGATCGAGCCCATGATCGTCCCAGATTTGGAGTTTGAGCCTATGCTGCTGCCTCACCACAAGGGCAGGAAGAGAATGCACCTAG AGCTGAAAGAAGGGCTGACTCGCATGAGCGTGGACCTGAAGAACAACTTGCTGGGGTCCCTGCGGGTAGCCTGGCAGTCCTTCACTCGAGCCCCGCTGCCAGCCGTGGAGGCGGCGAGTACCGACGCCGAAGCAGAGGCAGAGGCCAGCGTGGAGAAGCAGCCAG ACACAAAGCCAGACGAGACCCCCCCAGCAGTGAAGGAAGAGACCCCCCTCATTAATGTGGGGAGGCTGAATGGAGGGAATCGCATAGACTACGTGCTGCAGGAGAAGCCAATAGAGAGCTTTAACGAGTATTTATTTGCACTACAAGGGCATCTCTGCTATTG ggaGTCAGAAGACACCGTTCTGCTGGTTCTAAAGGAGATCTACCAGACGCAAGGCATTACACTGGATCAACCTTTGCCAGGAAGCCAATGA